One segment of Terriglobia bacterium DNA contains the following:
- a CDS encoding PGPGW domain-containing protein: MVKRVAFNAAGWALLMLGGAGLVLPVLPGVVLLIVGLSFLSLEYKWARRWMGPLLRRFPAAEKRLQVFLARHQKAVSANISA; encoded by the coding sequence ATGGTGAAGCGTGTAGCATTTAACGCGGCTGGTTGGGCCCTGCTGATGCTGGGGGGCGCAGGCCTGGTCCTGCCGGTGCTTCCGGGCGTGGTGCTCCTGATAGTTGGATTGTCATTTCTTTCATTGGAATATAAGTGGGCACGTCGCTGGATGGGCCCGTTGCTCCGCCGCTTTCCCGCCGCTGAAAAGAGACTCCAGGTGTTTCTTGCCCGCCATCAGAAGGCTGTCTCCGCAAATATATCCGCATAA